CGGTTGTCTAGCGTAAGCCCCATCAGCCGGAGCGCGAAGCGCGAAAGAATCCGCCCGAGGCGAGAGTTTGAGTCAGACGTTAACTGACCTCCCTCGGTCGGAGTGTCAGATACGGTCTTGCCAATACCCGGGGCGCTGTTTGTGGTGCGCGAAGGCGACCACGAGAATCTCATCCTCGAGTTCCTTGTACACGACGATGTACGGAAAACGATGGAGGAGGACCCTTCGTGTACCGCTCTGGAACGGCGATCCGAGGTTGGGACTCGCCTTGATGAAGTCCAGCGAGCGGGTGAGATCCGAATCGAGAGAACTCGCGAGTCCACTGGCCTGCTCTTCGTAGTACTCCAGTGCGGCGATGATCTCTC
Above is a window of Gemmatimonadota bacterium DNA encoding:
- a CDS encoding type II toxin-antitoxin system RelE/ParE family toxin → MKVTVLTPALREIIAALEYYEEQASGLASSLDSDLTRSLDFIKASPNLGSPFQSGTRRVLLHRFPYIVVYKELEDEILVVAFAHHKQRPGYWQDRI